From a region of the Mercurialis annua linkage group LG1-X, ddMerAnnu1.2, whole genome shotgun sequence genome:
- the LOC126665692 gene encoding uncharacterized protein LOC126665692, whose translation MNAAPGTHSLAFRVMRLCRPSFHVEAPLRVDPADLIVGEDIFDDPIAASQLPPLIDSQITKLTDTSDLSYRSRFLLQHPSDSFGLTGLLVLPQAFGAIYLGETFCSYISINNSSNFEVREVVIKAEIQTERQRILLLDTSKAPVESIRAGGRYDFIVEHDVKELGAHTLVCTAHYSDGDAERKYLPQFFKFNVANPLSVRTKVRAVKETTYLEACIENHTKTNLYMDQVEFEPAPQWNAKILKAEEKSETDSQTRDIYKPPVLIRSGGGIHNYLYQLRLSTQGSAQSNVLGKLQIIWRTNLGEPGRLQTQQILGTPITRKEIEMCITEVPSVINLNKPFPVHLNLTNHTDRELGPFEVWLSQDDSLEEKAVIINGLQTMELLQLEAFGTTDVHLNLIATKLGVQKITGITVFEKTEKKTYEPLPDIEIFVDID comes from the exons ATGAACGCAGCGCCAGGAACGCACTCTCTAGCCTTTCGAGTGATGAGGCTATGCCGGCCGTCTTTCCACGTGGAAGCGCCGCTCCGTGTCGACCCCGCCGATCTCATTGTCGGAGAAGACATTTTCGACGATCCTATCGCCGCTTCTCAGCTCCCGCCTCTCATCGACAGCCAAATCACCAAGCTCACCGATACATCCGATCTCAGTTACCGCTCCAGATTCCTCCTCCAACATCCTTCCGATTCCTTCGGCCTCACCGGCCTCCTCGTCCTCCCTCAAGCCTTCGG GGCTATTTATTTGGGAGAAACATTTTGCAGCTACATTAGCATTAATAACAGCTCTAATTTTGAAGTTAGGGAAGTTGTAATTaag GCAGAAATTCAAACGGAGAGACAACGGATCCTCCTTTTAGACACTTCAAAAGCACCTGTAGAGTCGATTCGTGCTGGAGGTCGCTACGATTTCATTGTCGAACATGATGTTAAGGAACTCGGAGCTCATAC GTTGGTCTGTACTGCGCATTACAGTGATGGTGACGCCGAACGTAAATATCTTCCGCAGTTTTTCAAATTTAACGTTGCCAATCCACTTTCAGTTAGAACTAAG gTCCGTGCTGTCAAG GAAACTACATATTTAGAGGCATGTATTGAAAATCATACAAAGACAAACCTTTATATGGACCAAGTTGAGTTTGAGCCAGCTCCGCAGTGGAATGCAAAAATACTAAAAGCTGAAGAAAAATCTGAGACAGATTCTCAGACAAG GGATATATACAAGCCTCCTGTTCTTATCAGATCGGGTGGAGGAATTCACAACTATCTTTATCAGTTAAGATTGTCTACACAAGGTTCTGCACAGAGTAATGTTCTTGGAAAGCTTCAAATAATATGGCGTACAAATCTTGGTGAACCTGGTCGTCTGCAGACACAGCAGATTCTTGGCACT CCGATCACACGTAAGGAGATCGAAATGTGCATTACAGAGGTTCCATCTGTCATCAACTTGAATAAACCGTTTCCG gtacactTGAATCTCACTAACCATACAGATAGAGAATTGGGCCCCTTCGAGGTTTGGTTATCACAAGATGATTCTCTGGAAGAGAAGGCTGTTATAATCAATGGCCTTCAAACAATG GAATTATTACAGTTGGAAGCATTTGGAACCACAGATGTTCACCTG AACTTGATTGCAACGAAACTTGGAGTCCAGAAGATTACAGGCATTACAGTGTTTGAAAAAACAGAGAAGAAAACCTACGAACCACTGCCTGATATAGAG ATTTTTGTGGATATTGATTGA
- the LOC126656822 gene encoding stem-specific protein TSJT1-like, translating into MLAIFKKGIVNPPQELNSPASLASSTKPKLPHEILTDFSSSNSFSMTFGDSAALAYSPPQNPFPSHRRSFCGVDDVYCIFLGSLNNICSLIRQYGLSKGTNEAMFVIEAYKTLRDRGPYPAHQVLKDLDGSFGFVLYDAKSGHVFSALGANEGVKLFWGIAADGSVVISDNLELIKGSCAKSFAPFPSGCMFHSSQGLTSFEHPMSKLQAMPRIDSEGAMCGANFKVDKQVRISSMPRVGSEANWALSGSQA; encoded by the exons ATGTTGGCAATATTCAAGAAAGGTATAGTAAATCCACCTCAAGAGCTGAACAGTCCAGCTTCATTAGCTTCCTCAACAAAACCTAAGCTTCCTCATGAGATTCTCACAGATTTTTCGTCTTCTAATTCCTTCTCCATGACCTTCGGAGATTCCGCTGCTCTGGCCTACAGTCCGCCGCAAAATCCTTTCCCCAGCCATCGGAG GTCGTTTTGTGGTGTGGATGATGTGTACTGCATTTTCTTGGGGAGTTTGAATAATATTTGCAGTTTGATAAGACAATATGGGTTGTCTAAGGGAACCAATGAGGCTATGTTTGTAATTGAAGCTTACAAGACTCTACGTGACCGTGGTCCGTACCCGGCGCACCAGGTGCTCAAGGATCTTGATGGCTCCTTCGGTTTTGTGCTTTATGATGCTAAATCTGGTCATGTCTTTTCTGCCCTG GGTGCAAATGAAGGAGTGAAGCTATTCTGGGGAATTGCAGCTGATGGTTCAGTGGTGATATCCGACAATTTGGAGCTTATTAAAGGAAGCTGCGCTAAATCTTTTGCTCCGTTCCCATCGGGATGCATGTTTCACAGCTCGCAAGGGCTGACGAGCTTCGAACATCCGATGAGCAAATTGCAGGCAATGCCGAGAATTGACAGTGAAGGGGCTATGTGTGGAGCTAATTTTAAGGTTGATAAACAAGTTAGGATTAGCAGTATGCCTCGTGTTGGTAGTGAAGCTAATTGGGCGTTGAGTGGCTCTCAGGCTTAA